A DNA window from Actinokineospora baliensis contains the following coding sequences:
- a CDS encoding DUF2505 domain-containing protein, with amino-acid sequence MASRIEHRAGFTAPAATVHARLVDRAFLEARLRAIGGKDATLVEHTTTGDTTHYRLRQAIDSAHLPSAVRSLVKGDLVVERTETWRAEGSRFTGTTSATVSGIPGDIKGHYALTDTATGSELRTTAEVKVRIPLIGGKIESVIADRVRDLLTAEATFAESA; translated from the coding sequence ATGGCCAGCCGTATCGAGCACCGCGCGGGGTTCACCGCGCCAGCCGCGACCGTGCACGCCCGACTGGTGGACCGCGCCTTCCTCGAGGCCCGACTCCGCGCCATCGGCGGCAAGGACGCCACCCTGGTCGAGCACACCACCACCGGCGACACGACCCACTACCGCCTGCGCCAGGCCATCGACTCGGCCCACCTCCCCTCTGCTGTCCGTTCCCTGGTCAAGGGCGATCTGGTCGTCGAACGAACCGAGACCTGGCGCGCCGAGGGCTCCCGGTTCACCGGCACCACCTCAGCCACCGTCTCCGGCATCCCCGGCGACATCAAGGGCCACTACGCCCTCACCGACACCGCGACCGGCAGCGAACTGCGGACCACCGCGGAGGTCAAGGTCCGCATCCCGCTGATCGGCGGCAAGATCGAGTCAGTCATCGCCGACCGGGTCCGCGACCTCCTCACCGCCGAGGCCACCTTCGCCGAGTCCGCGTGA
- a CDS encoding SDR family NAD(P)-dependent oxidoreductase produces MNKPIAVVTGASAGIGAATARHLAAAGFHVVLGARRLDRLAEVAGSVGGEAVELDVTDPASVEAFADRVPGCHVLVNNAGGAKGLDRVDAADEERWRWMFEANVLGTLRTTKALLPKLLASGNGHVVTVTSIAAIEIYDGGAGYTAAKHAQSALHRTLRGEFLGEPLRFTEILPGMVETEFSAVRFDGDTDRAEKVYQGIDPLTADDVAEVIAFAVTRPPHVNLDQIVLKPRAQASATRAHRTS; encoded by the coding sequence GTGAACAAGCCAATCGCAGTAGTCACCGGGGCGAGCGCGGGCATCGGGGCGGCAACCGCCCGGCACCTGGCCGCGGCCGGTTTCCACGTCGTGCTCGGCGCCCGGCGGCTGGACCGGCTGGCCGAGGTGGCCGGGTCGGTCGGCGGCGAAGCGGTCGAACTGGATGTAACGGACCCGGCGTCGGTCGAGGCGTTCGCCGACCGGGTTCCAGGGTGCCACGTGCTGGTGAACAACGCCGGTGGCGCCAAGGGTCTTGACCGGGTCGACGCCGCGGACGAGGAGCGCTGGCGGTGGATGTTCGAGGCGAATGTGCTCGGCACGCTGCGCACCACCAAGGCCCTGCTGCCGAAGCTGCTCGCCTCGGGCAACGGCCACGTGGTGACCGTCACGTCCATCGCCGCCATCGAGATCTACGACGGCGGCGCCGGGTACACCGCCGCCAAGCACGCCCAGTCGGCGCTGCACCGGACGCTGCGCGGGGAGTTCCTCGGCGAGCCGCTGCGGTTCACCGAGATCCTGCCCGGCATGGTCGAGACCGAGTTCTCCGCCGTCCGCTTCGACGGCGACACCGACCGCGCCGAGAAGGTCTACCAGGGCATCGACCCGCTGACCGCCGACGACGTCGCCGAGGTGATCGCCTTCGCCGTCACCCGCCCACCGCACGTCAACCTGGACCAGATCGTGCTCAAGCCCCGCGCCCAGGCCTCGGCGACCAGGGCGCACCGGACCAGTTAG
- a CDS encoding class I SAM-dependent methyltransferase: MAKVPRLAAGRARALGVATRGTTNPNRLRRIDRWMLGTAAVQSVVDCPDPLVVDLGYGATPVTTLELATRLRAVYPGVRVLGLEIDPERVAAAKPMADPPWLDFRRGGFELAGARPVLLRAFNVLRQYTEPESWRSWETMLARLAPGGLLVEGTCDEIGRRCSWVLLDADGPRTFTLACLPADLERPSDLAERLPKALIHRNVPGEPVFDLLRALDAYWATAAPFAPFGPRARWVETVRLLAADGWPVLDNRRRWRLGEVTLTWSAVAPNSA; the protein is encoded by the coding sequence ATGGCGAAGGTGCCGCGGTTGGCCGCGGGGCGGGCGCGGGCGCTGGGGGTCGCGACCCGGGGGACCACGAACCCGAACCGGCTGCGGCGGATCGACCGCTGGATGTTGGGGACGGCCGCGGTCCAGTCTGTTGTGGACTGTCCGGACCCGCTCGTCGTCGATCTCGGGTACGGCGCGACTCCGGTGACCACGCTGGAGTTGGCGACTCGGTTGCGCGCGGTGTACCCCGGCGTGCGGGTGCTCGGCTTGGAGATCGATCCCGAGCGCGTGGCCGCCGCGAAGCCGATGGCCGACCCGCCGTGGCTCGACTTCCGCCGGGGTGGGTTCGAGTTGGCGGGTGCCCGGCCGGTGCTGTTGCGCGCGTTCAACGTGCTGCGGCAGTACACCGAACCCGAGTCGTGGCGGTCGTGGGAGACGATGCTCGCCAGGCTGGCGCCCGGCGGCTTGCTGGTGGAGGGCACCTGCGACGAGATCGGCAGGCGCTGCAGCTGGGTGCTGCTGGACGCCGACGGTCCGCGGACGTTCACCCTGGCCTGCCTGCCAGCGGATCTCGAACGGCCCTCCGACCTGGCCGAGCGGCTGCCGAAGGCGCTGATCCACCGGAATGTGCCTGGCGAGCCGGTGTTCGACCTGTTGCGGGCCCTGGACGCCTACTGGGCGACCGCGGCCCCGTTCGCCCCGTTCGGCCCGAGGGCCAGGTGGGTGGAGACCGTGCGGCTGCTGGCGGCCGACGGCTGGCCGGTTCTCGACAACCGGCGGCGCTGGCGGCTCGGTGAGGTCACGCTGACGTGGTCGGCGGTGGCGCCGAACTCGGCTTGA
- the mshA gene encoding D-inositol-3-phosphate glycosyltransferase, which produces MTPTQLRRPRRIAVLSVHTSPLEQPGTGDAGGMNVYITETTTRMAQRGIAVEVFTRATASDLPPVVELAPGVLVRHVSAGPFEGLQRAELPNQLCPFTAGVLRAEARHEPGHYELVHSHYWLSGQVGWLARERWGVPLVHTAHTLAKVKNAALADGDAPEPLVRVLGEQQVVDEADQLIANTAVEAAQLVDLYDAAPEKVRTIAPGVDLDRFRPGDRAAARARLRVPQDAVVVAFVGRIQPLKAPDVLLRAAAELVDRGTVARDKLVVLVAGGPSGSGLDQPAALQDLAVALGIADVVRFLPPQSGAALATVYLAADVVAVPSHNESFGLVALEAQACGTPVVAAAVGGLPVAVADRVSGLLVDGHATTDWADSLGRLLTSPALRAELGVGAVLHARAFSWDRTTDALIAAYAEADHALRYAPARAEVAV; this is translated from the coding sequence GTGACTCCCACGCAGCTGCGCAGACCTCGGCGGATCGCGGTCCTGTCGGTGCACACCTCCCCGTTGGAGCAACCCGGGACCGGGGACGCGGGCGGCATGAACGTCTACATCACCGAGACCACTACGCGGATGGCCCAGCGCGGCATCGCGGTCGAGGTGTTCACCAGGGCCACCGCCTCGGACCTGCCGCCGGTCGTCGAGCTCGCCCCCGGCGTGCTGGTCAGGCACGTGTCCGCGGGGCCGTTCGAAGGGCTGCAGCGCGCGGAGCTGCCCAACCAGCTGTGCCCGTTCACCGCGGGTGTGCTGCGCGCGGAAGCCAGGCACGAGCCGGGGCACTACGAGCTGGTGCACTCGCACTACTGGCTGTCCGGGCAGGTCGGCTGGCTGGCCCGCGAGCGCTGGGGGGTGCCGCTGGTGCACACCGCGCACACCCTGGCCAAGGTCAAGAACGCCGCGCTCGCCGACGGCGACGCCCCTGAACCGCTGGTGCGGGTGCTCGGCGAGCAGCAGGTCGTCGACGAGGCGGACCAGCTGATCGCCAACACCGCCGTGGAGGCCGCGCAGCTGGTCGACCTCTACGACGCGGCGCCGGAGAAGGTCAGGACCATCGCGCCCGGGGTGGACCTCGACCGGTTCCGCCCCGGCGACCGCGCCGCCGCGCGCGCCCGGTTGCGGGTGCCCCAGGACGCCGTCGTGGTGGCCTTCGTTGGTCGCATCCAGCCGTTGAAGGCACCGGACGTGCTGCTGCGCGCCGCCGCCGAGCTGGTCGACCGGGGCACCGTGGCCAGGGACAAGCTGGTCGTCCTCGTCGCGGGCGGCCCGTCGGGCAGCGGGCTGGACCAACCGGCCGCGCTGCAGGACCTCGCCGTGGCGCTGGGGATCGCCGACGTGGTGCGGTTCCTGCCGCCGCAGTCGGGCGCCGCGCTGGCCACCGTCTACCTGGCCGCCGACGTCGTCGCCGTACCCAGCCACAACGAGAGCTTCGGCCTGGTCGCCCTGGAGGCCCAGGCCTGCGGCACCCCGGTGGTCGCCGCCGCGGTCGGCGGGCTGCCGGTCGCCGTCGCCGACCGCGTCTCCGGCCTGCTCGTCGACGGTCACGCCACCACCGACTGGGCCGACTCGCTCGGTCGTCTGCTCACCTCGCCCGCACTGCGCGCCGAACTCGGCGTAGGCGCCGTCCTGCACGCCAGGGCGTTCTCCTGGGACCGCACCACCGACGCCCTCATCGCCGCCTACGCCGAGGCCGACCACGCGCTGCGGTACGCCCCCGCGCGTGCTGAGGTTGCGGTGTGA
- a CDS encoding alpha/beta fold hydrolase, with protein MAEDVGAALIHTVAGAGGTSLAVRTAGDPARPPIVFVHGWAQSSRCWAAQFADPGLRAAHHLIAVDLRGHGDSDIPADGYDQAATWAADLAAVLAFAGAPALVVGWSYGGLVITDHVRERGCADLAGIVLVGAITEIGKGRPGGRIGPAMRAALPAALAEDPAVAIPAVTSLTVAMTAAPVAGTLTQAWVGDTLRVPPAVRTALFRRDVGSADVLASITVPTTVVHGDADVVVDPAGSEYAAGKIPGATPRWFPGVGHAPFSERVDEFNGVLREAASVAEDRKG; from the coding sequence GTGGCAGAAGATGTCGGCGCTGCGTTGATCCACACCGTCGCGGGAGCGGGCGGCACCTCGTTGGCCGTCCGCACCGCGGGGGACCCGGCGCGGCCGCCGATCGTGTTCGTGCACGGCTGGGCCCAGTCCAGCCGGTGCTGGGCCGCCCAGTTCGCCGATCCCGGGCTGCGGGCCGCCCACCACCTGATCGCCGTCGACCTGCGCGGTCACGGCGACTCGGACATCCCCGCCGACGGCTACGACCAAGCGGCGACCTGGGCGGCCGACCTCGCCGCCGTGCTGGCCTTCGCCGGTGCCCCCGCCCTGGTCGTCGGCTGGTCCTACGGCGGCCTCGTGATCACCGACCACGTGCGTGAGCGCGGCTGCGCCGACCTGGCGGGCATCGTCCTCGTCGGCGCGATCACCGAGATCGGCAAGGGCCGCCCCGGCGGGCGGATAGGGCCCGCGATGCGCGCGGCACTGCCCGCCGCGCTCGCCGAGGACCCCGCGGTGGCCATCCCCGCTGTCACGTCCCTCACAGTCGCGATGACCGCGGCGCCCGTTGCGGGCACGCTCACCCAAGCCTGGGTGGGGGACACGCTGCGGGTGCCGCCCGCGGTCCGCACGGCCCTGTTCAGGCGGGATGTGGGCAGCGCGGACGTGCTGGCCTCGATCACCGTGCCGACCACGGTGGTGCACGGCGACGCGGACGTGGTCGTGGATCCTGCCGGATCCGAGTACGCGGCCGGGAAGATTCCCGGTGCCACGCCGCGTTGGTTCCCAGGGGTCGGGCACGCGCCCTTCTCCGAACGGGTCGACGAGTTCAACGGTGTGCTCCGCGAAGCGGCGAGTGTCGCGGAGGACCGGAAGGGGTGA
- a CDS encoding phosphoglyceromutase: MAIGTLVLLRHGESVWNALNLFTGWVDVALSEKGVAEAARGGELLREAGILPDVVHTSLQRRAINTAHLALDSADRVWIPVKRDWRLNERHYGALQGKNKKQTLEEFGEEQFMLWRRSYDVPPPPIEDGDEYSQDGDPRYAHLGTAAPRTECLKDVVTRLIPYWETEIVPDLRAGKTVLVAAHGNSLRALVKHLDGISDGDIAGLNIPTGIPLRYDLDDALAPTNPGGTYLDPAAAAAAISAVANQGR, from the coding sequence ATGGCCATCGGAACCCTGGTGTTGCTCCGCCACGGCGAGAGCGTCTGGAACGCGCTGAACCTGTTCACCGGCTGGGTCGACGTCGCCCTGTCGGAGAAGGGGGTGGCCGAGGCGGCTCGGGGCGGCGAGCTGCTGCGCGAGGCGGGGATCCTCCCCGACGTCGTGCACACCTCGTTGCAGCGGCGGGCGATCAACACCGCGCACCTCGCCCTCGACTCCGCCGACCGGGTGTGGATCCCGGTCAAGCGCGACTGGCGGCTCAACGAGCGGCACTACGGCGCGCTGCAGGGCAAGAACAAGAAGCAGACCCTCGAGGAGTTCGGCGAGGAGCAGTTCATGCTCTGGCGCCGCTCCTACGACGTCCCGCCGCCGCCGATCGAGGACGGGGACGAATACAGCCAGGACGGCGACCCGCGCTACGCCCACCTCGGCACCGCCGCGCCGCGCACCGAGTGCCTCAAGGACGTGGTGACCCGGCTGATCCCCTACTGGGAGACCGAGATCGTCCCCGACCTGCGGGCGGGCAAGACCGTCCTGGTCGCCGCGCACGGCAACTCGCTGCGCGCGCTGGTCAAGCACCTCGACGGGATCTCCGACGGCGATATCGCAGGCCTGAACATCCCCACCGGCATCCCGCTGCGCTACGACCTCGACGACGCGCTCGCGCCGACCAACCCTGGCGGGACCTACCTGGACCCGGCCGCCGCGGCCGCCGCGATCAGCGCCGTGGCCAACCAGGGCCGCTAG
- a CDS encoding DUF4349 domain-containing protein, giving the protein MVLNRVRLAGLVLVVAGAFTAGCTASESSSGAAAAPAPALDRQAAGDLTGSEPDSGSGAKAEAPQTPEQARIDQPGVDRKLVRTATVELSAAKVPEAADRVRAEAVAVGGFSGQEQVTDRFALLTVHVPSDKLDAALTRIAEAGTVTSRSQTAQDVTEQVVDVESRIQTQRTSLARVRALLDRATSITEIVQLEGEVTRREAELESLLKRREALAGSVALSAVTIRISQDGAPPAPAAEDDSFLAALATGWHAFLDAGSFVLRVVGTLLPFAVILGIPAYLIWRHRRRNRRPAAVPQPAPADA; this is encoded by the coding sequence ATGGTGCTCAACAGAGTCCGGTTGGCCGGGCTGGTGCTGGTGGTGGCGGGGGCTTTCACCGCGGGGTGCACGGCGTCGGAGAGCTCGTCGGGCGCAGCAGCCGCCCCGGCTCCGGCGTTGGACCGGCAGGCGGCGGGCGATCTCACCGGGTCGGAGCCCGACTCCGGTTCCGGCGCCAAGGCTGAGGCGCCGCAGACACCGGAGCAGGCCAGGATCGATCAGCCGGGGGTGGACCGCAAGCTCGTCCGCACCGCCACGGTCGAACTGTCCGCGGCGAAGGTGCCCGAGGCGGCCGACCGGGTGCGCGCGGAAGCCGTGGCGGTGGGCGGGTTCTCCGGGCAGGAACAGGTGACCGACCGGTTCGCGCTGCTGACCGTGCACGTCCCCTCGGACAAGCTCGACGCGGCGCTCACGCGCATCGCCGAGGCGGGCACGGTGACCAGCCGCAGCCAGACCGCACAAGACGTCACCGAGCAGGTCGTGGACGTGGAGAGCCGCATCCAGACCCAGCGCACCAGCCTCGCCCGCGTCCGCGCCCTGCTCGACCGGGCCACGTCGATCACCGAGATCGTGCAACTGGAGGGTGAGGTCACCCGGCGCGAGGCCGAACTGGAGTCGCTGCTCAAGCGCCGCGAAGCCCTCGCGGGCAGCGTCGCCCTGTCGGCCGTGACCATCCGCATCAGCCAGGACGGCGCCCCGCCCGCCCCCGCCGCGGAAGACGACTCGTTCCTGGCCGCGCTGGCGACGGGCTGGCACGCGTTCCTGGACGCTGGTTCGTTCGTGCTGCGCGTAGTGGGAACCCTGCTGCCGTTCGCCGTGATCCTCGGAATCCCGGCCTACCTGATCTGGCGGCACCGCCGCCGCAACCGCCGTCCCGCCGCGGTCCCCCAACCGGCACCCGCGGACGCCTGA
- a CDS encoding sensor histidine kinase translates to MAAPVYLALSFGTLLIGLFVGFLLGRARSRGTGGAPDGPTVADLVQRIIQSTHTGVVVLNRFGDVVIHNPRAEELGLVRNNRVDDRARKAAEVVVETGDPMEVDLSPLESRVGRTPEAVLGEVRPLGDGFTAVDADDQSEAVRLEATRRDFVANVSHELKTPVGAMALLAEAVLDAADDPVEVRRFTTKILNEGNRLGTLVTELIALSRLQGAERLPEMHTVEVDAVLREAMGRARLVMESTGIDVTTDDDSGLLVQGDRTLLVTALSNLLQNALAYSSAGSPVSVSRSVADGFVEIAVTDRGVGIPEDEQQRVFERFYRVDRARSRATGGTGLGLAIVKHVAANHGGEVRLWSKPGLGSTFTLRVPAHEQRALTAGENGTNGAEPTLVGGRATLPSKSDGTATDHGGMA, encoded by the coding sequence GTGGCCGCCCCGGTCTATCTCGCGCTGTCGTTCGGCACCCTGCTGATCGGCCTGTTCGTCGGCTTCCTGCTCGGTCGCGCCCGCTCGCGCGGCACCGGCGGAGCCCCGGACGGCCCCACGGTCGCCGACCTGGTCCAACGGATCATCCAGTCCACCCACACCGGTGTGGTCGTGCTCAACCGGTTCGGTGATGTGGTGATCCACAACCCGCGCGCCGAGGAGCTCGGCCTGGTGCGCAACAACCGCGTCGACGACCGCGCCCGCAAGGCGGCCGAGGTCGTGGTGGAGACCGGCGACCCGATGGAGGTCGACCTGTCCCCGCTGGAGTCGCGGGTGGGCCGCACGCCCGAGGCGGTGCTCGGCGAGGTCCGCCCGCTCGGCGACGGGTTCACCGCCGTCGACGCCGACGACCAGTCCGAGGCGGTCCGGCTGGAGGCCACCAGGCGCGACTTCGTGGCCAACGTCAGCCACGAGCTCAAGACCCCGGTCGGGGCGATGGCGCTGCTGGCCGAGGCCGTGCTCGACGCCGCGGACGACCCGGTCGAGGTGCGCCGGTTCACCACCAAGATCCTCAACGAGGGCAACCGGCTCGGCACGCTGGTCACCGAGCTGATCGCGCTCTCGCGGCTGCAGGGCGCCGAGCGGCTGCCCGAGATGCACACCGTGGAGGTCGACGCGGTGCTGCGCGAGGCCATGGGCCGCGCCCGGCTGGTGATGGAGTCCACCGGCATCGACGTCACCACCGACGACGACAGCGGCCTGCTGGTCCAGGGCGACCGCACGCTGCTGGTCACCGCCCTGTCCAACCTCCTGCAGAACGCGCTGGCCTACTCCTCGGCCGGTAGCCCGGTGTCGGTCAGCCGCAGCGTCGCCGACGGGTTCGTGGAGATCGCCGTCACCGACCGCGGCGTCGGCATCCCCGAGGACGAGCAGCAGCGGGTGTTCGAGCGGTTCTACCGGGTCGACCGGGCCCGCTCCCGGGCCACCGGCGGCACCGGCCTCGGCCTGGCCATCGTCAAGCACGTCGCCGCCAACCACGGCGGCGAGGTCCGGCTGTGGAGCAAACCCGGCCTCGGCTCGACGTTCACCCTGCGGGTCCCCGCGCACGAGCAGCGCGCGCTCACCGCGGGCGAGAACGGCACCAACGGTGCGGAGCCCACCCTGGTGGGCGGCCGCGCGACGCTTCCGTCGAAATCCGACGGCACCGCAACCGATCACGGAGGAATGGCATGA
- a CDS encoding YbjN domain-containing protein, with protein sequence MTDAHSLDQVIADALAERELTYERPQPGRFHVALPGIKKQRTNCWLILGNHALTIEAFVCRKPDEAHEEVYRFLLRRNARLYGVHYTIDRLGDIYLVGRVSHAAVSADELDRLLGQVLEAADGDFNTLLELGFATAIRREWDWRTSRGESLANLRAFAHLLEPAGQQGRVADEADS encoded by the coding sequence GTGACGGATGCGCATTCACTCGACCAGGTCATCGCGGACGCGCTCGCCGAACGGGAGCTGACCTACGAGCGGCCCCAGCCGGGGCGCTTCCACGTCGCGCTCCCCGGCATCAAGAAGCAGCGCACCAATTGCTGGCTCATCCTGGGCAACCACGCCCTGACCATCGAGGCGTTCGTCTGCCGCAAACCGGACGAAGCGCACGAGGAGGTCTACCGCTTCCTGCTGCGCCGCAACGCCCGGCTCTACGGGGTGCACTACACGATCGACCGGTTGGGTGACATCTACCTGGTGGGTCGGGTCAGCCACGCCGCGGTGAGCGCCGACGAGCTCGACCGCCTCCTCGGCCAGGTCCTCGAGGCCGCCGACGGCGACTTCAACACCCTGCTCGAACTCGGGTTCGCCACCGCCATCCGCCGCGAGTGGGACTGGCGGACCTCGCGCGGCGAGTCGCTTGCCAACCTGCGGGCCTTCGCGCACCTGCTCGAACCCGCCGGGCAACAGGGCCGTGTCGCAGACGAGGCCGACTCGTGA
- a CDS encoding UDP-N-acetylmuramate dehydrogenase yields the protein MTSLPLGADVRSGVPLSGYTTLRLGGPAARFVTASSAAEVVDAVKAVDRSGEPLLVLGGGSNLVIGDLGFDGTVVLVANHGSKIDCVEPGRVQLTVEAGEDWDTVVAGTVEAGLGGLECLSGIPGLVGATPVQNVGAYGVEVAQVLVSVDLLDRGTGEVRTLRTDELGLDYRTSILKGTDRAVVLRARFELSDDGLSAPIRYTELARALGVRQDERVPVADARVAVVDLRRGKGMVLDPVDHDTWSAGSFFTNPIIPLEGVDEVLARIVAVVGADVTVPRYPAGPGAAKLSAAWLIERAGFSKGFTHGRAGLSGKHTLALTNRGEATTADLLGLAKQVRDGVRDAFGVELHAEPVLVNCALD from the coding sequence GTGACCAGCCTTCCCCTCGGCGCCGACGTCCGTTCCGGTGTCCCGCTCTCCGGTTACACCACGCTGCGCCTCGGTGGGCCCGCGGCGAGGTTCGTGACCGCGTCCTCGGCCGCCGAGGTGGTCGACGCCGTCAAGGCCGTCGATCGGAGCGGGGAGCCGCTGCTGGTGCTCGGTGGTGGGTCCAACCTGGTCATCGGGGACCTCGGGTTCGACGGCACCGTCGTGCTCGTGGCCAACCACGGCAGCAAGATCGACTGCGTGGAGCCGGGGCGGGTGCAGCTCACCGTCGAGGCCGGTGAGGACTGGGACACCGTGGTCGCGGGCACGGTCGAGGCGGGGCTGGGCGGGCTGGAATGCCTGTCTGGGATCCCGGGGCTGGTCGGGGCGACGCCGGTGCAGAACGTGGGGGCCTACGGGGTCGAGGTCGCGCAGGTGCTGGTGTCGGTCGACCTGCTCGACCGGGGCACCGGGGAGGTGCGCACGCTGCGCACCGACGAGCTGGGGCTGGACTACCGCACCAGCATCCTCAAGGGCACCGACCGGGCCGTCGTGCTGCGGGCCCGGTTCGAACTGTCCGACGACGGGCTCTCGGCGCCGATCCGCTACACCGAGTTGGCCAGGGCGCTTGGTGTGCGGCAGGACGAGCGGGTGCCGGTGGCCGACGCGCGGGTCGCGGTGGTGGACCTGCGGCGGGGCAAGGGCATGGTGCTCGACCCGGTCGACCACGACACGTGGAGTGCGGGGTCGTTCTTCACCAACCCGATCATCCCGCTCGAGGGCGTCGACGAGGTGCTGGCGCGGATCGTCGCCGTGGTGGGGGCCGACGTCACGGTGCCGCGCTACCCGGCGGGGCCCGGGGCCGCGAAGCTATCGGCCGCCTGGTTGATCGAGCGGGCGGGGTTCTCGAAGGGCTTCACCCACGGGCGGGCCGGGTTGTCCGGCAAGCACACCCTCGCGCTCACCAACCGGGGCGAGGCGACCACGGCGGACCTGCTCGGGCTGGCCAAGCAGGTCCGCGACGGGGTCCGCGACGCGTTCGGCGTCGAACTGCACGCCGAGCCGGTCCTGGTCAACTGCGCGCTGGACTAA
- a CDS encoding L,D-transpeptidase, whose protein sequence is MVGALVLVLALLAGCTSEQSGTPGGSGGGGGDSGQQEAAPKAKLAASPANDAAEVPPGDPLKISVTDGTIDSVEVLSPDGKAVKGALAADKLSWASSEVFGYAKKYTYTAAATGSDGKKVELKGGFTTLKPAKTPRATINPADNATVGVGMPISVKFPEGKVTDKAAVEKALSVETSKPVEGAWAWLNDQQVDWRPKEYWPAGTKVTVTAKLYGLAYGGGAYGKADLSTAFTIGRNQVVKVNTPDHKMNVYRDGQLVASYPSSNGKDADPDLNTPNGTLIVMQKDPIGDFSNPRYGYTNVKKKWAVRISNHGEFIHENEENRANIGKANTSHGCVNLLEPDAKAYFDSALIGDPVEITGSKANMPTSSDVFDWLIPWSQWQKMSALR, encoded by the coding sequence ATCGTGGGAGCCCTCGTCCTGGTTCTCGCGCTGCTCGCCGGCTGCACCTCGGAGCAATCCGGCACCCCGGGCGGCAGCGGCGGGGGCGGCGGTGACAGCGGCCAGCAGGAGGCGGCGCCCAAGGCGAAACTGGCCGCGAGCCCGGCCAACGACGCCGCCGAGGTGCCGCCGGGCGATCCGCTCAAGATCAGCGTGACCGACGGGACCATCGACTCGGTCGAGGTGCTCAGCCCCGACGGCAAGGCCGTCAAGGGCGCGCTCGCCGCCGACAAGCTGTCCTGGGCCTCGTCCGAGGTGTTCGGGTACGCCAAGAAGTACACCTACACCGCGGCCGCGACCGGGTCCGACGGCAAGAAGGTCGAGCTCAAGGGCGGTTTCACCACGCTCAAGCCCGCCAAGACCCCGCGCGCGACGATCAACCCGGCCGACAACGCGACCGTCGGCGTCGGCATGCCGATCAGCGTGAAGTTCCCCGAGGGCAAGGTCACCGACAAGGCGGCCGTGGAGAAGGCGCTCAGCGTCGAGACCTCCAAGCCGGTCGAGGGCGCCTGGGCGTGGCTCAACGACCAGCAGGTGGACTGGCGACCCAAGGAGTACTGGCCCGCGGGCACCAAGGTCACCGTGACCGCCAAGCTCTACGGCCTGGCCTACGGCGGCGGCGCCTACGGCAAGGCCGACCTGAGCACCGCGTTCACCATCGGCCGCAACCAGGTGGTCAAGGTCAACACCCCCGACCACAAGATGAACGTCTACCGCGACGGCCAACTCGTCGCCAGCTACCCGTCGAGCAACGGCAAGGACGCCGACCCGGACCTCAACACCCCCAACGGCACCTTGATCGTGATGCAGAAGGACCCGATCGGCGACTTCTCCAACCCGCGCTACGGCTACACCAACGTCAAGAAGAAGTGGGCCGTGCGGATCTCCAACCACGGCGAGTTCATCCACGAGAACGAGGAGAACCGGGCCAACATCGGCAAGGCGAACACCTCGCACGGGTGCGTGAACCTGCTCGAACCGGACGCCAAGGCCTACTTCGACTCGGCGCTCATCGGCGACCCGGTGGAGATCACCGGCTCCAAGGCGAACATGCCCACCAGCTCCGACGTGTTCGACTGGCTCATCCCGTGGAGCCAGTGGCAGAAGATGTCGGCGCTGCGTTGA